One window of the Chryseobacterium sp. CY350 genome contains the following:
- a CDS encoding T9SS type A sorting domain-containing protein: protein MKTKLLLASLFAFTVQQTTWAQADANGYTSVNLTTGANYQNRVFFDFSSNNIVSQPANTWDVAFYRNSTMSFGTRINDAQNIEVYEASNVAANWDNISISNITSWGAPLYNPDVTTTLQDGAFEQGSAPYGWGSYNVANHHVEGNVIFVLKYATTGEYYKFMIQDYYGGYTFKYSKWNATSSVWDATQTKTIANGTDDAFFNYFSFATGDKVANMEPPKTDWDLMFTRYWSFYANIMMYRLSGVIQSPNVTIAKVQPEIQDSSIANLPATTAFSSNITTIGHSWKPTQGVYSDIVYYVKQGNTYYRMFFTQNGGATTGNMYFKYKNITSILDVTEVGKKASFGLYPNPTTADKKVTVLFDVKEKSNYKGNVEVYDLTGKKVYTAELTNQAGFYKQDLNLSHLPSGNYIVKITYGGSTETKKLIVK, encoded by the coding sequence ATGAAAACAAAATTACTTTTAGCTTCATTATTTGCTTTCACCGTGCAGCAAACTACGTGGGCTCAGGCAGATGCAAACGGATATACTTCTGTAAATTTAACAACGGGAGCAAATTATCAAAACCGTGTATTTTTTGATTTCAGCTCAAATAATATTGTTTCGCAACCCGCAAATACATGGGACGTTGCCTTCTACAGAAATTCTACAATGAGCTTCGGAACTAGAATTAATGATGCTCAAAACATCGAAGTTTATGAAGCTTCAAATGTTGCAGCAAATTGGGATAATATCAGCATTTCAAATATAACTTCCTGGGGCGCTCCGCTTTACAATCCGGATGTAACGACGACACTTCAGGATGGCGCTTTCGAACAAGGATCTGCACCTTACGGTTGGGGATCTTACAACGTCGCAAATCATCATGTTGAAGGAAATGTAATTTTTGTCTTAAAATATGCAACGACTGGAGAATACTATAAATTCATGATTCAGGATTATTATGGTGGCTATACTTTCAAATATTCTAAATGGAATGCTACTTCTTCTGTCTGGGATGCCACTCAAACTAAAACAATAGCAAACGGAACTGACGACGCATTTTTTAATTATTTCTCATTTGCAACAGGAGATAAAGTTGCCAATATGGAACCGCCAAAAACAGACTGGGATCTTATGTTTACAAGATATTGGTCGTTCTACGCGAATATTATGATGTACAGATTGTCTGGTGTAATCCAAAGCCCAAACGTTACGATTGCAAAAGTGCAACCCGAAATTCAGGATAGTTCAATTGCAAATTTACCTGCAACGACAGCATTTTCAAGTAATATTACAACAATAGGGCACAGTTGGAAACCAACTCAAGGAGTTTACAGTGACATCGTTTATTACGTAAAACAGGGAAACACGTATTACAGAATGTTTTTCACACAAAATGGTGGAGCTACAACAGGTAATATGTATTTTAAATATAAAAATATCACTTCCATCTTAGATGTAACAGAAGTCGGCAAAAAAGCTTCTTTCGGTCTTTATCCGAATCCCACGACTGCTGATAAAAAAGTGACTGTGTTATTTGATGTAAAAGAAAAATCTAATTATAAAGGAAATGTAGAAGTTTATGATCTTACAGGAAAAAAAGTTTATACTGCAGAATTGACGAATCAAGCAGGTTTCTACAAGCAAGATTTAAATTTATCTCATCTTCCATCAGGAAATTATATTGTAAAAATTACCTATGGCGGAAGCACAGAGACTAAAAAATTAATTGTAAAATAA
- a CDS encoding T9SS-dependent choice-of-anchor J family protein produces MKLKLLFTGLVISAISANAQLSTINENFNNFTPGNTTFPQNGWSAIVAPMTGAMPPVSPRMLVVGDTDKTIQSYAGNNAVASSYLIAPQIVAPTGDKTLSFATTLVSPSPGPGTLQIGLASNPTDMSTFVPIGSVINVTTIGAVQNISVNIPASNASYIVFKFTPSSNHVAIQIDNVVYNSATLGTSDLFSSEDNLKFALNEENSALQFVGKTQPKNVEIYSAVGQKASSGKVENGLFDISTLQAGVYFFLVETTDGKAVKSKFIKK; encoded by the coding sequence ATGAAATTAAAATTACTTTTTACAGGATTGGTGATCTCAGCAATATCAGCAAATGCACAGCTATCAACCATCAACGAGAACTTCAATAATTTTACACCGGGAAATACGACTTTTCCTCAAAACGGATGGTCAGCAATAGTTGCACCGATGACCGGAGCGATGCCTCCTGTATCTCCGAGAATGCTTGTGGTAGGTGACACAGATAAAACCATACAATCATATGCCGGTAATAATGCAGTAGCATCATCGTATTTAATAGCACCACAAATTGTAGCTCCTACAGGAGATAAAACCTTATCTTTTGCCACTACATTGGTATCTCCATCGCCTGGTCCGGGTACACTGCAAATTGGATTGGCATCTAACCCGACAGATATGTCAACATTTGTTCCCATTGGAAGTGTAATAAATGTAACAACCATAGGAGCAGTGCAAAATATTAGCGTAAATATTCCAGCTTCAAATGCATCCTATATTGTTTTTAAATTTACTCCTTCATCTAATCACGTAGCAATACAGATTGATAATGTGGTATACAATTCTGCTACTTTAGGAACGTCTGATTTATTTTCTTCAGAAGACAACTTAAAATTTGCTTTAAATGAAGAAAACTCCGCGTTACAGTTTGTTGGAAAAACGCAGCCAAAAAATGTTGAAATATATTCGGCTGTTGGGCAAAAAGCATCTTCAGGAAAAGTCGAAAACGGCCTTTTTGATATTTCTACACTTCAGGCAGGAGTTTATTTTTTTCTTGTGGAAACTACAGATGGTAAAGCTGTAAAATCAAAATTTATTAAAAAATAA
- a CDS encoding TonB-dependent receptor plug domain-containing protein — translation MKKNMLSLVSLSAIFLVSAQEKDSLSQKKIEEVVITGQYMQQSINKSIYKVEVIDAQQIKNMAVTSAAEVLNQNLNILIEPNSGTGDSNARIMGLGGAYTKVLIDNIPVVSDQGMGNQVDLSKINVNNIERIEIVKGAMGVEYGNNAVAGVINIITKKNYGKKVTALLSLQEETVGKDYDWFKKGNGRHLQALNLGFRVSENWSITADINHNDFQGYKGNLNGYTYFNPNNDKKRGYEWLPKDQITANAAVRYSKNNTSFFYKVNFLNEDVNFYNPVIEDLPLGGGNRTYTSDDRNYFTKRWIHQFNIQTKLGSRINYHGDFSYQTQQRKSQDYVYDIPNRQKISEGEKNTFYDSKVFYSRGMFSNFLDNDKINFQLGYELDHTSGFAGSSTFQFNNNGINIERSIFNYANFLSAEWKINNEFSLRPGVRLALSDKFDSQYNYSLTARYSTSENSDLRAVFGSSNRFPTYDELYTYVVDNNHDIRGNENLNPETGYSLGLFWDYSMTTNNLWKFNLSASGMYLDVKDRIESVIVSNSPLKYTYLNVDNYKSLLFGAGLNVRKGDLSLNAGVSVMGISQVLNAGTVVSPNDYNFYTEANFSANYTLPQVKTLFALYYKYSGTQRQFTQKATQNPGEIPEYVLGELGEFNMMNFTVTQPFFKNHLELTLGIKNILDVSTVRNTILSGGAHNAGPDTQNLFYGRSYFARLNYNF, via the coding sequence ATGAAGAAGAACATGCTTTCACTTGTGTCATTATCTGCCATTTTTTTGGTTAGTGCACAGGAAAAAGATTCTCTTAGCCAGAAGAAGATAGAAGAAGTTGTCATCACAGGACAGTATATGCAGCAGTCGATTAATAAATCTATCTATAAAGTTGAGGTAATTGATGCTCAGCAGATTAAAAATATGGCGGTAACTTCTGCGGCTGAAGTTCTCAATCAAAATCTTAATATTTTAATAGAACCTAATAGCGGCACCGGTGATTCTAATGCAAGAATAATGGGTCTTGGTGGCGCTTACACGAAAGTTTTGATCGATAACATTCCTGTTGTGAGCGATCAGGGAATGGGAAATCAGGTCGATTTAAGCAAAATAAACGTTAATAATATTGAACGCATCGAGATTGTAAAAGGTGCAATGGGCGTAGAATATGGCAATAATGCCGTTGCGGGAGTTATTAATATTATCACAAAAAAAAATTACGGCAAAAAAGTAACTGCCTTGCTTTCTTTACAGGAAGAGACTGTGGGGAAAGATTACGACTGGTTCAAAAAAGGAAATGGCCGTCACTTACAGGCTTTGAATTTAGGATTTAGAGTTTCTGAAAACTGGTCGATTACGGCAGATATTAACCACAATGATTTTCAGGGATACAAGGGAAATCTAAACGGATATACCTATTTTAACCCAAATAACGATAAAAAAAGAGGGTATGAGTGGCTTCCAAAAGATCAGATTACTGCAAATGCAGCCGTACGATATTCAAAAAATAATACTTCATTTTTTTATAAGGTTAATTTTCTGAACGAAGACGTCAATTTCTACAATCCGGTGATAGAAGATTTACCTTTGGGTGGCGGTAACAGAACCTACACCTCAGATGACAGAAATTATTTTACCAAAAGATGGATCCATCAGTTTAATATTCAGACAAAATTAGGTTCCAGAATCAATTATCATGGTGATTTCTCTTACCAGACGCAACAAAGAAAATCGCAGGATTACGTCTATGATATCCCAAACAGACAAAAAATTTCTGAAGGAGAAAAAAATACTTTTTACGATTCCAAAGTCTTTTACTCACGGGGAATGTTCAGTAATTTCTTAGACAACGACAAAATAAATTTTCAGCTGGGATATGAATTAGATCACACCAGTGGATTTGCAGGTTCGTCTACTTTCCAGTTTAATAATAACGGGATCAATATAGAAAGAAGCATCTTCAATTATGCTAATTTTCTCTCTGCGGAATGGAAAATTAATAACGAGTTCTCTTTGCGACCGGGCGTTAGATTAGCGCTGAGTGATAAATTTGATTCTCAGTACAATTATTCATTAACTGCAAGATACAGTACGTCAGAAAATTCAGATCTGAGAGCAGTTTTCGGGTCATCCAACAGATTTCCTACATACGACGAATTATATACTTACGTGGTAGATAACAACCATGATATCCGCGGAAATGAAAATTTAAATCCGGAAACAGGATATTCTCTGGGGCTGTTCTGGGATTACAGCATGACTACGAATAATCTGTGGAAATTTAATCTGAGTGCATCGGGAATGTATCTTGATGTGAAAGACAGAATAGAAAGTGTGATTGTAAGCAACAGTCCTTTGAAATATACATACTTGAATGTTGATAATTACAAATCGCTCTTATTTGGAGCAGGTTTGAATGTAAGAAAAGGCGACTTATCACTAAATGCCGGAGTTTCTGTGATGGGAATTTCACAGGTTTTGAATGCAGGAACGGTCGTTTCACCAAATGATTATAATTTCTATACTGAAGCCAATTTTTCGGCCAATTATACTTTGCCACAAGTAAAAACTTTATTTGCACTGTACTACAAATACAGCGGAACACAAAGACAGTTTACACAAAAAGCAACTCAGAATCCAGGTGAAATTCCGGAATATGTATTGGGAGAATTGGGTGAGTTTAATATGATGAATTTTACCGTTACCCAGCCTTTTTTTAAAAACCATCTCGAACTTACATTGGGAATCAAAAACATCCTTGATGTTTCCACGGTGAGAAATACAATACTTTCAGGAGGCGCTCACAATGCAGGACCGGATACCCAAAATCTTTTTTACGGAAGAAGCTATTTTGCTCGTTTAAATTATAATTTTTAA
- a CDS encoding HmuY family protein, with product MKKLLFTLLISTAFISQSCIRDNEDPVAVAPVEGAIGDPIVGGATQPNQVWIDLSEVDPLSKKPRQTLTKRTDWDLALYSGNEFKVIVNSSIMMAAAKIPNVTELSEVNQSTVATLKTQVQVANFNEANTVYIDDVKGDFPAGYTAISEIKATSTENGIYLINMGKDIYKGNVPVGSVTTGGGERGWKKVQITRAGEGYKVKSANIDGSDYYEVTVSKNAAYNYSFLSLANKKEVFIQPEKNKWDICFTVFTNTIAGAGSYIYADFVNNNNVGGVGVYEVIVPGTASGLDAYNNFKISDVQQSKFVYNDHRVIGGNWRNPVGTNGPEVYGDRFYILKDSDGYTFKLKFTRLTKSTTDDMGVAGERGFPQFEYAPL from the coding sequence ATGAAAAAATTACTATTCACTTTATTAATAAGTACAGCATTTATCTCGCAATCTTGTATCCGTGATAACGAAGATCCTGTAGCTGTCGCGCCTGTAGAAGGTGCAATTGGAGACCCGATAGTTGGTGGTGCAACTCAGCCAAATCAGGTTTGGATTGATTTGAGCGAAGTAGATCCACTTTCAAAAAAACCTAGACAGACTTTGACGAAAAGAACAGATTGGGATCTTGCATTGTATTCAGGAAATGAGTTTAAAGTAATTGTAAATTCTTCAATAATGATGGCAGCGGCTAAAATACCGAATGTCACAGAATTATCAGAAGTCAACCAATCTACAGTTGCTACACTGAAAACGCAGGTGCAGGTTGCTAATTTTAACGAAGCAAACACAGTGTATATTGATGATGTGAAAGGTGATTTTCCCGCAGGTTATACTGCAATATCAGAGATAAAAGCCACCAGTACAGAAAATGGAATATATCTGATAAATATGGGTAAAGACATTTACAAAGGAAACGTTCCTGTTGGCTCTGTGACTACAGGTGGAGGCGAAAGAGGCTGGAAAAAAGTACAGATTACCAGAGCAGGAGAAGGTTACAAAGTGAAATCTGCCAATATTGACGGTTCAGATTATTATGAAGTTACGGTTTCTAAAAATGCTGCCTACAATTACAGTTTTTTAAGCTTAGCCAATAAAAAAGAAGTCTTCATTCAGCCAGAGAAAAACAAATGGGATATCTGTTTCACTGTTTTCACAAATACAATTGCAGGTGCAGGAAGTTACATTTATGCAGATTTTGTAAACAATAATAATGTCGGTGGTGTTGGTGTATATGAAGTCATTGTTCCGGGTACAGCTTCAGGTCTTGATGCTTACAATAATTTTAAAATTTCAGATGTTCAGCAATCAAAATTTGTATATAATGACCATCGGGTGATTGGCGGAAACTGGAGAAATCCTGTAGGAACCAATGGACCAGAAGTGTACGGCGACCGCTTTTATATATTGAAAGATTCTGATGGATATACTTTTAAATTAAAATTCACAAGACTTACAAAAAGTACTACAGACGATATGGGTGTAGCCGGTGAAAGAGGTTTTCCTCAGTTTGAGTATGCTCCTTTGTAA
- a CDS encoding heme/hemin ABC transporter substrate-binding protein — protein MKKLILAVSVLAAVSSCKKETSKPTENKAEVSSEAPKTNNKIVTLNGGITEIVSALGHDSEIVATDVTSTYPESLKATAKDLGHVRSMTIEPIMAVSPTLILASDKDINPDLVGKIKASGIKTELFKQEFTVGGTKKLIADVAKAIGNTDYQKLNDKIDADLKQVQPIAKKPKVLFIYARGNMMMVSGKNTPMAALINLAGGENAINDFEDFKPLTPEAVVKANPDVLFFFTSGLQGSGGNEGALKMPGVSQTNAGKNKKIIAMDGGLVSGFGPRLGEAAVALNKLLVENTK, from the coding sequence ATGAAAAAATTAATTCTTGCAGTATCCGTACTTGCGGCTGTATCTTCTTGTAAAAAAGAAACTTCGAAACCCACAGAAAATAAAGCCGAAGTATCATCTGAAGCTCCGAAGACCAACAATAAAATTGTCACTCTGAATGGCGGAATTACAGAAATTGTAAGCGCTTTGGGTCACGACAGCGAGATCGTTGCCACGGACGTTACAAGCACATATCCGGAATCTTTAAAAGCTACGGCTAAAGATTTAGGTCACGTAAGATCAATGACTATCGAGCCGATCATGGCGGTGAGTCCTACATTGATTTTAGCTTCAGACAAAGACATCAATCCGGATTTAGTAGGGAAAATAAAAGCTTCAGGAATCAAAACCGAGTTATTCAAGCAGGAATTTACCGTTGGCGGAACCAAAAAACTGATCGCCGACGTTGCAAAAGCAATCGGAAACACAGATTATCAAAAATTAAACGATAAAATTGATGCAGATCTGAAGCAGGTTCAGCCCATTGCTAAAAAACCGAAAGTATTGTTCATCTACGCAAGAGGAAATATGATGATGGTTTCCGGTAAAAATACGCCGATGGCAGCCTTGATTAATCTTGCAGGAGGTGAAAATGCAATCAATGATTTTGAAGATTTTAAACCTTTAACTCCGGAAGCCGTGGTAAAAGCAAATCCTGATGTACTGTTCTTTTTCACAAGCGGGTTGCAAGGTTCCGGAGGAAATGAAGGTGCTCTAAAAATGCCGGGAGTTTCACAAACCAATGCCGGAAAAAATAAAAAAATTATTGCGATGGATGGAGGCTTGGTTTCAGGTTTCGGACCAAGATTAGGAGAAGCCGCAGTTGCATTAAACAAGCTTTTAGTTGAGAACACAAAGTAA
- a CDS encoding FecCD family ABC transporter permease, which produces MRTQSKLYFYIALSAILLFIIAVWSLNTGVYDFGGRSAFEVLGKLIREDSGVSVSDKYIVWDVRASRIIMAILIGSMLSVSGTSLQGLFKNPLATGDLIGLTSGATLMAAITIVLGRHFREFFPEAVQFSLVGIAAFIGSLLAMLLVYRISTSGGKTNVVMMLLTGVAISAIGFSIVGFLIYISKDDQLRDLTFWNMGSLAAATWTKNAILAVVLVFSFSILMPKGKALNAMMLGEKDAQHLGINVEKLKKEVIIITALMVGSCVAFSGTIGFVGLIVPYILRLLFKSNYAFILPLSAICGSILLLTADTFSRSIVEPSELPIGILTAMMGAPIFIAILIKFKKSM; this is translated from the coding sequence TTGAGAACACAAAGTAAATTATATTTTTATATTGCATTAAGTGCCATACTGCTTTTTATCATTGCAGTATGGTCGCTTAATACCGGAGTTTACGACTTCGGCGGACGTTCTGCGTTCGAAGTTTTAGGAAAATTAATTCGCGAAGATTCTGGTGTTTCAGTAAGTGATAAATACATTGTCTGGGATGTAAGAGCTTCCAGAATTATAATGGCAATTTTGATCGGAAGCATGCTTTCGGTTTCAGGAACGAGTTTGCAGGGATTGTTCAAAAATCCTCTGGCTACGGGAGACTTGATAGGTCTTACCTCTGGTGCAACATTGATGGCTGCCATCACCATTGTTTTAGGAAGACATTTCAGAGAGTTTTTTCCGGAGGCAGTACAGTTTTCATTGGTAGGCATTGCCGCATTTATCGGTTCACTTCTCGCTATGCTTTTGGTGTACAGAATTTCTACAAGTGGCGGTAAAACCAATGTTGTCATGATGCTCTTAACCGGAGTTGCCATCTCAGCAATCGGATTTTCCATTGTAGGTTTTCTGATTTATATCTCAAAAGATGATCAGTTACGAGATCTCACGTTTTGGAATATGGGAAGTCTTGCAGCTGCGACATGGACGAAGAATGCGATCTTAGCCGTAGTTCTAGTTTTTTCATTCAGTATTTTAATGCCGAAAGGAAAAGCCTTAAATGCCATGATGCTTGGTGAAAAAGATGCCCAACATCTGGGGATTAATGTAGAAAAACTGAAAAAAGAAGTCATCATCATCACCGCATTGATGGTAGGATCGTGTGTTGCATTTTCCGGAACCATCGGCTTTGTAGGGTTGATTGTTCCGTATATTTTAAGGCTATTGTTTAAATCAAATTATGCATTCATATTACCATTGTCTGCAATCTGCGGAAGCATATTATTGTTAACTGCAGATACCTTCAGCAGAAGTATTGTAGAGCCTTCGGAACTTCCTATCGGGATTCTTACGGCGATGATGGGCGCACCTATTTTTATTGCAATTTTAATCAAATTTAAAAAATCAATGTAA
- a CDS encoding heme ABC transporter ATP-binding protein, protein MIRAQQINYRHKDFYILNDVDVTLGFGEFLAIVGPNGAGKSSLLSVLANEVKTKQEILFKDKNITDWKVTEISKHKAKFSQHNSNDIPLKVKDIVMMGRYPYFDAQPKAEDHQATHEMMFETDVYHLKNREYNTLSGGEKQRVHLSRVLAQLKNEIIQKLLFLDEPLNNLDIKHQYKALEIIKNFTKKENSAVVVLHDLNLAAQYADKILLMKNGKVAAYGTPQEVFTAENISEAYNFPCTICDHPITSNPMIIFG, encoded by the coding sequence ATGATCAGGGCACAGCAAATCAATTACAGACACAAAGATTTTTACATTCTGAATGACGTAGATGTCACGCTGGGTTTTGGCGAGTTTTTGGCCATTGTAGGTCCCAACGGTGCAGGAAAATCTAGTCTTCTGAGTGTTTTAGCCAATGAAGTAAAGACAAAACAGGAGATTTTATTTAAAGATAAAAATATCACCGATTGGAAAGTGACGGAAATTTCTAAGCACAAAGCGAAATTCTCTCAGCACAATTCAAACGATATTCCTCTCAAGGTGAAAGATATTGTGATGATGGGGCGTTACCCATATTTTGATGCTCAGCCAAAAGCAGAAGATCATCAGGCAACCCACGAAATGATGTTTGAAACCGATGTTTACCATCTGAAAAACAGAGAATATAATACATTGTCGGGAGGTGAAAAACAGCGCGTACATCTATCCAGAGTTTTGGCACAGTTAAAAAACGAAATCATCCAAAAACTTCTTTTTTTAGATGAGCCATTGAATAATTTAGATATTAAACATCAGTATAAAGCTTTAGAAATTATAAAGAATTTCACGAAAAAAGAAAATTCTGCCGTGGTCGTTCTTCATGATCTCAATCTTGCGGCTCAGTATGCAGACAAAATTTTGCTGATGAAAAACGGTAAAGTTGCAGCTTACGGAACTCCGCAAGAGGTTTTTACTGCTGAGAATATCAGCGAAGCGTACAATTTTCCGTGTACGATTTGCGACCACCCGATCACCAGTAACCCGATGATTATTTTTGGCTGA
- a CDS encoding hemin-degrading factor, giving the protein MSTLVNELKEKWEALKAENPHLRIRNAAEQLGVSEAELLSTNVGEGVTVLKPEFANILTEVEKLGKVMALTRNDECVHERKGTYQNGDFSSPHAQLFVGEEIDLRIFQNHWKFAFAVVEGDRRSLQFFGKDGLALHKIYLTKDSIEEAFDPMVAQFKAENQNEIFEFQAIAPKAPEKADSEIDAEGFKKAWTELKDTHDFFMMTRKFGVSRTQALRLAPEGYAKKIETSKVVNVLEDASEKNLPIMIFVGNRGIIQIHTGEVKKTMWHQQWFNVMDPDFNLHLDVTKIAEAWIVKKPTEDGEVTAIEVFNKEGDFIVQFFGKRKPGIPELQEWKDLVADLEK; this is encoded by the coding sequence ATGAGCACATTAGTAAACGAACTGAAAGAAAAATGGGAAGCTCTGAAAGCAGAAAACCCACATTTAAGAATAAGAAATGCTGCAGAACAGTTAGGCGTAAGTGAAGCAGAATTATTATCAACGAACGTAGGAGAAGGAGTTACTGTCTTGAAACCTGAATTTGCAAACATCTTAACAGAAGTTGAAAAATTAGGAAAAGTAATGGCTCTCACAAGAAACGATGAATGCGTACATGAGCGAAAAGGAACGTACCAGAATGGTGATTTCAGCAGCCCGCATGCACAGCTTTTTGTAGGAGAAGAGATCGATTTGAGAATCTTCCAGAATCACTGGAAATTTGCTTTCGCAGTCGTAGAAGGCGACAGAAGAAGTCTTCAGTTCTTCGGGAAAGACGGTTTGGCACTTCATAAAATATATTTAACGAAAGACAGCATTGAAGAAGCTTTCGATCCTATGGTAGCTCAGTTTAAGGCTGAAAATCAGAATGAAATATTTGAATTTCAAGCAATTGCTCCAAAAGCTCCCGAAAAAGCAGATTCTGAAATTGATGCTGAAGGGTTTAAAAAAGCGTGGACAGAATTGAAAGATACTCACGATTTCTTTATGATGACCAGAAAATTCGGAGTATCAAGAACTCAGGCGTTAAGACTGGCTCCTGAAGGATACGCTAAAAAAATTGAAACTTCAAAAGTGGTCAATGTACTTGAAGATGCATCTGAAAAGAACCTGCCGATCATGATTTTCGTTGGAAACAGAGGCATTATCCAGATTCACACCGGTGAAGTAAAGAAAACAATGTGGCACCAACAGTGGTTCAACGTGATGGATCCTGATTTCAACCTGCATTTAGATGTGACAAAAATCGCTGAAGCATGGATCGTGAAAAAACCAACGGAAGATGGCGAAGTAACAGCGATTGAAGTATTCAACAAAGAAGGTGATTTTATCGTTCAGTTTTTTGGAAAAAGAAAACCGGGAATCCCTGAACTACAGGAATGGAAAGACCTTGTAGCAGATCTAGAAAAGTAA
- a CDS encoding ChaN family lipoprotein, giving the protein MKNTFIILLLIGFSILKAQEIKPYQFYDKKGKEIKTDKLVKELADYDVVFFGENHNNSINHWLQLKITEALFEKKNGQLILGAEMFERDNQSQLNNYLNGIYDAKTLKDSARLWNNYATDYKPLVDFAKDKKLKFIATNVPRKYASQTAKEGLESLNKLSEKDKTYIAQLPIKVTLETPGYPEMKKMMGDHAEGTKVMNFISAQAIKDATMAESILKNYEPGKTFIHYNGNFHSKEFGGIYWYIKQKNPNLKMAVISVFESEDPELKIPEKEYIPTDFNLIIPADMTKTY; this is encoded by the coding sequence ATGAAAAACACTTTCATCATCCTGTTGCTGATAGGATTTTCAATTTTGAAAGCACAAGAAATAAAACCATATCAGTTCTACGACAAAAAAGGAAAAGAGATAAAAACCGATAAGCTCGTTAAAGAATTAGCCGATTATGATGTTGTTTTCTTTGGTGAAAACCACAATAATTCCATTAATCACTGGCTTCAACTGAAAATCACCGAAGCTTTATTTGAAAAGAAAAACGGACAGTTAATTCTGGGAGCAGAAATGTTTGAAAGAGACAATCAATCCCAACTGAATAATTATTTAAATGGAATATACGATGCTAAAACATTGAAAGACTCAGCCCGTCTTTGGAATAATTATGCAACAGATTACAAACCGTTGGTTGATTTTGCCAAAGACAAAAAACTAAAATTTATCGCGACCAATGTTCCCAGAAAATATGCTTCTCAAACTGCAAAAGAAGGTTTGGAATCATTAAATAAATTAAGCGAAAAAGATAAAACTTATATTGCGCAACTCCCAATCAAAGTGACCTTAGAAACTCCCGGTTATCCTGAAATGAAAAAAATGATGGGCGATCATGCCGAAGGTACCAAAGTGATGAACTTTATCTCTGCGCAAGCCATTAAAGACGCAACGATGGCAGAATCTATCCTGAAAAATTATGAACCCGGAAAGACATTCATTCATTACAACGGAAATTTCCACAGCAAAGAATTTGGCGGAATTTACTGGTACATCAAACAGAAAAATCCTAATCTGAAAATGGCGGTCATCTCCGTATTCGAATCTGAAGATCCTGAATTAAAAATTCCAGAGAAAGAATATATCCCGACAGATTTTAATCTGATCATTCCGGCAGATATGACAAAAACTTATTGA
- a CDS encoding peptide deformylase yields MKKFPLFFVFFIVFINAQKLTTAEISLINQGDVKTLIPIYQTADSHQHAVLLDQSTEIDPTDPNTATLVSRMKQSLLSTDGGVGIAAPQVGINRKVIWVQRFDKPDEPLEYFINPVITWKSQLQNLGREGDLSIADFNGQFYRSQVIQLEYLDLKGQKYSEIVEGFTAVIFQHEIDHLFGILISDKKEKELTDEYIKVDAYKKSDAVGR; encoded by the coding sequence ATGAAAAAATTCCCTCTTTTCTTCGTCTTCTTTATCGTTTTTATTAACGCTCAAAAACTGACTACAGCTGAGATTTCCTTAATTAATCAAGGTGATGTCAAAACGCTAATACCGATATATCAAACAGCAGATTCTCATCAACACGCCGTTTTATTGGATCAGTCAACAGAAATTGATCCTACCGATCCGAATACCGCAACATTAGTTTCTAGAATGAAACAATCTCTTCTTTCCACAGATGGTGGAGTAGGAATTGCCGCGCCGCAGGTCGGTATCAATAGAAAAGTAATTTGGGTTCAGCGGTTTGACAAGCCGGATGAACCATTAGAATACTTTATTAATCCGGTAATCACGTGGAAATCGCAACTCCAGAATCTCGGTAGGGAAGGAGATCTTTCGATTGCTGATTTTAACGGACAATTTTACAGAAGTCAGGTTATTCAGTTGGAATATTTAGATTTGAAAGGGCAAAAATATTCAGAGATTGTAGAAGGTTTTACCGCTGTTATTTTCCAGCACGAGATCGACCATCTTTTCGGAATCTTAATTTCAGATAAAAAAGAAAAAGAACTGACTGATGAGTATATAAAGGTGGATGCTTATAAGAAGAGTGATGCTGTGGGGAGGTAA